The genomic DNA GGCGGTATTGAGCAGGCTCACCAACGACCGATAGACCGCCGGCTGCCCGGGTAACGATGGCAACGCCTGGCTGGTCAACACCTTGCCTTGCAGCAACGTGCCGACCGGCATCTGCGCCGTGTCGATGCGCGTCAAGGTGGCGACGCTAGAGGCAACGGCCTGTTGCACGGCAATCGTCAGGTTGCTGGGGGACGGTTGGGTTACGGCCAGGCTGGTGCCCTGGGGCAATGGCTGGGTGCTGGTGGCTTGCACGGTGGTCTGGCGACCGCTCTCCAGGGTGACCTTGAGCAGTAGCTGGAAAGTCTGGTCGGCCTGCTTGAGCGACAGCACTTCGGCCTGGGCGGTCTGGCCGGGGCCGATCAGCCCTGCGGCCGGTGCCAGCAATTTAAGCAGCTCGCCCGTCACCGCTGGCATACGCGTCGTTGCCGTGGCCTGGGGCAGCGGCAGGATGTTGATGTCGCCTGTCATCTGCGGTCTTTACCCTGGGAAAATAAGCCCTCTTTAGAGTAGGGCATCACATGTATAATGCCGCCCGTCTTTCAGGGAGTGGCGAAAACCTTGCAATTGTTTGACGCAGCTCTGTGGAACAGGCCGTCAAAGCATCTATGCTGCACCTCTTTAACGGCCGCTGCACCGCCGACTTGAACCGTATAAGGCCCGCGATCCCTTGACCAGTCCTCTCTTGCAAACCGTTGGCCTCGCCTGTGAGCGAGACTTGCGGCTGCTTTTCGAAAATCTCGAATTGAGACTCTCGCCTGGCGACATGGTGCAGATCAGTGGTCCCAACGGCAGCGGCAAGACCAGCCTGCTGCGTCTGCTCGCCGGGTTGATGCAGCCCACTGCGGGCCAAGTGTTGCTCAATGGCCAGTCCTTGCACAGCCAGCGCAGCGAACTGGCCCGTAACCTGCTCTGGATCGGTCATGCCGCCGGGATCAAGGATTTGCTGACCCCCGAAGAAAACCTCAGTTGGCTCTGCGCGCTGCATACGCCCGCCGGGCGCGAGGCGATCTGGCAGGCGTTGGCGGCGGTTGGGCTGCGCGGCTTCGAGGATGTGCCGAGCCACACCCTGTCCGCCGGCCAGCAACGCCGCGTGGCCCTGGCGCGCCTGTATCTGGACAGCCCACCGCTGTGGATTCTTGACGAGCCGTTCACCGCCCTGGACAAGCAGGGCGTCGCGCAGCTCGAGGAACACCTGGCCCGGCACTGTGAAAACGGCGGCACGGTGCTCTTGACCACCCACCACACGCTGGCGCGGATGCCGTCCGGTTATCGCAACATCGATCTGGGGAACTGGGCCGTATGAGTGTGTTTGGCCTGTTGCTGGCCCGCGAGGCGCGCCTGCTCTTTCGTCGTCCGGCCGAATTGGCCAATCCGCTGGTGTTCTTCGCGATCGTCATCGCGTTGTTCCCATTGGCGGTCGGTCCGGAGACTCAATTGTTGCAAACCTTGTCCCCGGGACTGGTCTGGGTGGCTGCGCTTTTATCGGTCCTGCTCTCGCTGGACGGGCTTTTCCGCAGTGATTTCGAAGATGGTTCACTGGAACAGTGGGTCCTTTCGTCGCACCCCCTGGCCCTTCTGGTTTTGGCCAAGGTACTGGCACACTGGGTTTTTTCCGGGCTGGCACTGGTACTGCTCTCGCCGCTGCTGGCGATGATGCTGGGCTTGCCCGCCGCGTGCATGCCGGTGCTGCTGGTGTCGCTGCTGCTGGGCACGCCGGTGCTGAGCCTGCTCGGTGCGGTGGGCGCGGCGTTGACGGTGGGCTTGAAGCGCGGTGGCCTGTTGTTGGCGCTGCTGATCCTGCCCTTGTATATCCCGGTGCTGATCCTGGGCAGTGGTGCCTTGCAAGCGGCGTTGCAAGGCATGCCCGCGACCGGTTATCTGCTGTGGTGGCTTGGGAGCCTGACCGCCCTGGCGATAACCCTGACACCCTTTGCAATAGCCGCTGGCCTGAAGATCAGCGTCGGCGAATAATAATGAGGCCTGGTCAAGAATTGACCACTTCTGCGGAAGTTAAGGCAGACCTGGCGGCTCGTGATGACGAGCCGCAACCGTGATGGAAACTGCAATGAACTGGACCTGGTTTCATAAGCTCGGCTCACCCAAGTGGTTCTATGGCATCAGCGGCAAGATGCTGCCCTGGTTGAGCGTCGCCGCCCTGTTGCTGATCGGCACCGGCCTGGTCTGGGGCCTGGCTTTCGCGCCGCCGGATTACCAGCAGGGCAACAGCTTCCGCATCATCTATATCCATGTGCCCACGGCGATGCTGGCCCAGTCGGTCTACGTGATGTTGGCGATCTGCGGCGTGGTCGGGCTGGTGTGGAAGATGAAGCTGGCCGACGTGGCCCTGCAATGCGCCGCGCCCATCGGCGCCTGGATGACCGCCGTGGCGCTGGTCACCGGGGCCATCTGGGGCAAGCCGACCTGGGGTTCGTGGTGGGTCTGGGATGCGCGACTGACGTCGATGCTGATCCTGCTGTTCCTGTACTTCGGTCTTATTGCGCTGGGCAACGCCATCAGCAATCGTGACAGTGCCGCCAAGGCCTGCGCGGTGCTGGCGATTGTCGGCGTGATCAACATCCCGATCATCAAGTACTCGGTGGAGTGGTGGAACACCCTGCACCAGGGCGCGACGTTCACCCTCACCGAAAAACCGGCGATGCCCGTCGAAATGTGGCTGCCGCTGTTGCTGACGGTGCTGGGCTTCTACTGTTTCTTCGGCACGGTGCTATTGCTGCGCATGCGCCTGGAAGTGCTCAAGCGCGAGTCCCGGGCCAGTTGGGTGAAGGCCGAAGTGCAGAACAGCCTGGAGGCCGCTCGATGAGTTTCGCTTCATTCGGCGATTTCCTCGCCATGGGCCATCATGGCCTGTATGTCTGGTCCGCCTATGGCATTTGCCTGGCGGTGCTGGGCCTCAACGTGGCGGTGCCGATCCTGGCCCGCAAGCGGTATCTGCAACAAGAGGCGCGTCGTCTGCGCCGGGAGAACGGTCAGTGAATCCGCTTCGCAAAAAACGTCTTGTCATCATTCTGGCGATCCTGGTGGGTGTCGGTGCCGCGGTCGCCCTGGCCCTGAGCGCCCTGCAGCAGAACATCAATCTGTTCTACACCCCGACCCAGATCGCCAACGGCGAAGCGCCGAAAGACACGCGTATCCGCGCTGGCGGCATGGTGGAAAAAGGCTCGCTGGTGCGTTCCGGGGATTCGCTGGACGTTAAATTCAATGTCACCGACTTCAGCAAGACCGTGACCATCACCTATCGCGGCATCCTCCCGGACCTGTTCCGCGAAGGGCAGGGCATCGTCGCCCTGGGCAAGCTCAACGCCGATGGCGTGGTGGTGGCCGACGAAGTGCTGGCCAAGCACGACGAAAAATACATGCCGCCGGAAGTGACCAAGGCCTTGAAAGACAGCGGCCAGTCGGCGCCCGCTCCCGTGAAGGAGGGCTGATCGATGACTACCGGCATCTTTATTCCCGAGTTGGGCCACCTGGCGATGATCCTGGCCCTGTGTTTCTCCCTGGTACAGGCCGTGGTGCCTTTGCTCGGGGCCTGGCGCGGCGACCGCTTGTGGATGAGCCTGGCCCAGCCGGCGGCGTGGGGGCAGTTCGCCTTCATGCTGTTCGCCTTTGGTTGCCTGACCTATGCGTTCATGGCCGACGACTTTTCCGTGGAGTACGTCGCCAGCAACTCCAACAGCGCCTTGCCCTGGTACTACAAGTTCAGCGCCGTGTGGGGCGCCCACGAAGGCTCGCTGTTGCTTTGGGCGTTGATCCTTGCCGGCTGGACCTTCGCGGTCTCGGTGTTTTCCCGGCAGTTGCCTCAGGTGATGCTGGCCCGTGTGCTGGCGGTGATGGGCATGATCAGCACCGGTTTCCTGCTGTTCCTGATCGTCACGTCCAACCCGTTCAAGCGCATCCTGCCGCAGATGCCGATGGATGGTCGCGACCTCAACCCATTGCTGCAAGACATCGGCCTGATCGTTCACCCGCCGATGCTCTACATGGGCTACGTCGGTTTTTCCGTGGCCTTCGCCTTCGCCATCGCTGCGTTGCTTGGCGGTCGCCTCGACGCCGCGTGGGCACGCTGGTCGCGCCCGTGGACCATCGTCGCCTGGGCCTTCCTCGGCATCGGCATCACCCTCGGTTCGTGGTGGGCCTACTACGAACTCGGTTGGGGCGGCTGGTGGTTCTGGGACCCGGTGGAAAACGCCTCGTTCATGCCCTGGTTGGTGGGCACGGCGCTGATCCACTCCCTGGCCGTCACGGAAAAGCGCGGGGTGTTCAAGAGCTGGACCGTGCTGCTGGCCATCGCGGCGTTCTCCCTGAGCCTGCTGGGAACGTTCCTGGTGCGTTCCGGCGTGCTGACCTCGGTGCATGCCTTCGCCTCGGACCCTGAGCGTGGGGTGTTCATCCTGATGTTCCTGCTGTTCGTCGTCGGTGGTTCGCTGACGCTGTTCGCCCTGCGTGCGCCGGTGGTCAAGAGCCAGGTCGGCTTCAACCTCTGGTCACGGGAAACCCTGCTGCTGGGCAACAACCTGGTGCTGGTGGTGGCCGCGTCGATGATCCTGCTGGGGACGTTGTACCCGCTGGTGCTCGATGCGCTGTCCGGCGCCAAGCTGTCAGTCGGCCCGCCGTACTTCAACGCGTTGTTCATCCCGCTGATGGCGATCCTGATGGTGGTGATGGCCATCGGTATGCTGGTGCGCTGGAAAGACACTCCGGTCAAGTGGCTGCTGGGCATGTTGACCCCGGTGCTGCTGGGCACGGCCGCCCTGGCCGTGGTGGCCGGCGTGGCCTATGGCGACTTCAACTGGGCGGTGCTGGCGACGTTCGTGCTGGCGGCCTGGGTGTTGCTGGCCGGTGTCCGGGACATCTTCGACAAGACCCGCCACAAAGGCCTGATCAAAGGCCTGCCGACCCTGACCCGCAGTTACTGGGGCATGCAGATCGCTCACCTGGGCATCGCTGTCTGCGCGTTGGGCGTGGTGCTGTCCAGCCAGAACAGCGCCGAGCGTGACCTGCGCCTGGCGCCGGGCGAGTCCATGGACCTGGGGGGCTACCAGTTCGTGTTCGAGGGCGCCAAACATTTCGAGGGGCCGAATTTCACGTCCGACAAGGGCACCGTACGGGTCATTCGCAACGGTCAGGAAATCACCGTACTGCATCCGGAAAAACGCCTCTACACCGTGCAGAACTCGGTCATGACCGAAGCCGGGATCGATGCCGGTTTCACCCGCGACCTCTACGTGGCGCTGGGCGAATCCCTGGGTGATGGCGCGTGGGCGGTGCGGGTCCACGTCAAGCCGTTCGTGCGCTGGATCTGGTTCGGTGGCTTGCTCACCGGCCTGGGTGGGATGCTGGCGGCGCTGGATCGGCGTTATCGAGTCAAGGTGAAAAACCGGGTGCGTGAAGCCCTGGGCGTGACGGGAGCCACTGCATGAAACGTTGGTTGATGGTGTTGCCGCTGGCGCTGTTCCTGTTGATGGCGGTGTTTTTGTACCGGGGGCTGTATTTGAACCCGAGCGAATTGCCTTCGGCGATGATCGGCAAGCCGTTCCCGGAGTTTTCCCTGCCCTCGGTGCAAGGTGACAAGACCCTGACCCGCGCCGACCTGCTGGGCAAGCCGGCGCTGGTCAACGTATGGGGCACCTGGTGCATCTCCTGCCGGGTCGAGCACCCGGTGCTGAACAAGCTGGCCCAGAACGGCGTGGTGATTTACGGCGTCAATTACAAGGACGTCAATGCCGATGCCTTGAAGTGGCTGGCCGAGTTCCACAATCCGTATCAATTGGACATTCGTGACGAAGACGGCTCCCTGGGCCTGAATCTGGGCGTTTATGGCGCACCGGAAACCTTCTTCATCGATGCCAAGGGCGTGATCCGCGACAAGTTCGTCGGTGTGATCGACGAACAGGTCTGGCGCGAGAAGTTGGCCGCCAAGTACCAGGCCCTGGTGGACGAGGCCAAGCCATGAAGCGCTGGTTAGCCGCCGCCATCCTCGGTTTGAGCCTGGTCGGTGTGGCGCAGGCCGCCATCGACACCTACGAATTTGCCAACGATGGCGAGCGCGAGCGGTTTCGCGAACTGACCAAGGAACTGCGCTGCCCCAAGTGCCAGAACCAGGACATCGCCGACTCCAACGCCCCGATTGCCGCCGACCTGCGCAAGGAAATCTTTCGCATGCTCGGCGAGGGCAAGGACAACCAGCAGATCATCGACTTCATGGTCGATCGCTACGGTGAGTTCGTGCGCTACAACCCCGCCCTGTCCTCCAAGACCGCGCTGCTCTGGTTCGGCCCCGCCGGGCTGTTGCTTGGTGGTTTCGTGCTCATCGCGGTGATCGTCCGTCGGCGCCGGGTCCAGCGCACGGCCGCCCCGGACACGCTTTCTGTCGAAGAGCGCCAGCGCCTCGACCAACTGTTGGATAAAACCAAGCATGATTGATTTCTGGCTCGCCGCAGGTCTGCTTCTTCTGGTTGCCCTGAGTTTTCTGTTGATCCCTGTACTGCGTGGTCGTCGCGCTCAACGCGAGGAGGACCGCACCGCGCTTAACGTGGCGCTGTACCAGGAACGTGTCGCCGAGTTGCAGGCCGAGCGGGAGGAGGGCGTGCTCAACGCCGCGCAACTGGACACCGGTCGCGCCGAAGCCGCCCGTGAGCTGCTCGCCGACACCGAGGGCGCCGATGTGCCGCGCGAGTCCCGGTTGGGCAAGCCGTTGCCGTTGCTCGCCGCCGTGCTGGTGCCAGTGTTGGGCCTGGCGCTGTACCTGCATTTCGGTGCCAGTGACAAGGTCGAACTGACCCGTGAATTCGCCCAGGCGCCGCAGTCGATGGAAGAGATGACCCTGCGCCTGGAGCGCGCGGTGGCGGCGCAGCCGGATAATGCCGAGGGCCTATATTTTCTCGGCCGCACCTACATGGCCCAGGATCGCCCGGCGGATGCGGCGAAGATCTTCGAACGCACCGTGGCGGTCGCCGGTCGCCAACCGGAACTGCTGGGCCAGTGGGCCCAGGCGCAGTATTTCGCCGATGGCAAGAAATGGTCGGATAAAGTCCAGGCCTTGACCGACGAAGCGCTGAAGCTCGATTCGAAGGAAGTCACCAGCCTCGGTCTGTTGGGCATCGCCGCGTTTGAAGGCGAGCGCTATCAGGACGCGATCGATTACTGGGGGCGCTTGCTCGCGCAACTGCCGGAAGGTGACAAATCCCGTGAGGCGCTGCAGGGCGGCATTACCCGTGCCACCGAGAAGCTGCAAGCCAGCGGCGGCAAAGTCGCCCAGGCCCCGGTGGCCAAGACCGGAGCCCTGCTCAAGGTCCGCGTCGACCTGGCGCCGGCCCTCAAGGCCAAGGTGCAGCCGGGCGACAGCGTGTTCATCTTCGCCCGCGCCGTTTCCGGTCCGCCGGCACCGTTGGCCGCCAAACGCCTGACGGTGGCCGATCTGCCAGTCACGGTAGAACTGAGCGACGCGGACGCCATGATGCCGCAGTTGAAACTGTCGAACTTCCCCGAAGTCCAACTGATGGCGCGTATCTCCCGGGGCCGGTCAGCCGACCGCGGGTGAGTGGATCGGCCGCAGCCAGCCCCTGGCGAGCAGCACCACGGCGCAACAGCAATTGACCATCGACAGCCCGGACAAATAACAGGAATTCGCACCATGACCGCCATCGCTCGTATCACCCTGCTCACGCTCGTCATGGGCCTGAGCGCTTGTGCGGTCCAGCGTCCGCCGGAGCCTTCGGCGCCGCTGCCACCCATTCCACCGTCGACCCCGACCACCAAGCCGACCCCGTCCACCCCGCCAGGCAAGCCGGTCATCCCGAACAAACCGTCCAAGCCGCTGCCGCGCACCTCCGCCAGTTTCGCCCCGCCACCGGGGGGCAACAGCCATTGGGACGCCAAGCTGGGGGTCTATGTGCTGGACAACCAGACGAACACGTTCTATCGCCAGCGGACCTATTACCGCTGGAACAACGGTTGGAGCCGTTCCGTCAGCCCGAATGGCCCATGGGGAAGACACCACCATCGAAGGCGTACCGGCAGGCTTGGGGCGGCAATTCCACTAAGCACAGGCCCCTGGAGCCAGAGGGCATCCGTGGGAGCAAAGCTTGCTCGCGATAAAGGCGATGCGGTCTTTCAGAAATCGAGGCGCCTGTTTCGCGAGCAAGCTTTGCTCCCACAGATAAATCCTTTTGCCACACTGGCGTTCGGCTCAACTTCATCAACCGGCCGGGCTTTTTTGTGTTTCCGGATATTCTTTGAACGAAATTTTCACTAAATCTTGCGGACAATCCCCCGCGCTCATATCGCCGCCGGTTATTTAATGGCAATGCCATAGCCGTTCGTGCAACATTTGCGCACTCGCGCAAGCCCCGGGCCAGGCTTTGGCCAATAGAGGGCGCGCCGTTGTTTCTCTTTTGTCACTTAACTCCAATAGGGTCCTTAAACGACATGGCAATCCCGGACGCCCTGAGTCAGCAGCGCACTACGCATCGCCTGCTGCAACCGACCGTCAAATCGCACCTGGCCTACACGTTGCTTTGTGCCCTGGTGATGATGGTCATGTTAAGCCTGGTGCGCGTGGCGCTGCTGGTCTACAACCGCGAGATGATTCTCGACACCCCGGCCTCGACGTTCGTTGAAGCATTCGCCAACGGCCTGCGCTTCGACTTGCGCCTGGTGGTCTACCTCTGCATCCCGTTGCTGCTGGCGTTGTTCAGCGCAAGGGCCATGGCGGCCCGCGGTTTTTTTCGTTTCTGGCTGACCGTCACCTCCAGCATCGCGCTGTTCCTCGGCTTGATGGAGATGGACTTCTATCGTGAATTCCACCAGCGCCTCAACGGCCTGGTCTTCCAGTATGTCAAGGAAGACCCGAAAACCGTGATGAGCATGCTCTGGTACGGTTTCCCGGTGGTGCGCTACCTGCTGGCCTGGGTCGGCGGCACCCTCATCCTCGCCCTGGCGTTCAAGGGCGCCGACCGCGCCACTCGTCCCCGTGGGCCGTTCAGTGGCGGCACTATCGGCACCCGGCAGATCGCGCCGTGGTACGGGCGTGTCGCGGTGTTCATGGTTTGCCTGCTGGTGGCCGTGGCCGCTGCGCGCGGCACCCTGCGTCAAGGTCCGCCGCTGCGTTGGGGGGACGTCTACACCACCGATTCGAACTTCGCCAACCAGTTGGGCCTCAATGGCACGTTGTCGCTGGTGGCGGCGGCCAAGAGTCGGATGTCCGAAGACCGTGACAACATCTGGAAAGCGACCCTCGAGCAACCGCTGGCACAGCAGACCGTGCGTGACATGCTGGTGATGCCTGACGACAAACTCGTGGACACCGAGACAGCCGCCGTGCGCCGCGACTACACGCCGCCGGCGGACAAGACCCTGCCGATCAAGAACGTGGTCGTGATCCTCATGGAAAGCATGGCCGGTCACTCGGTGGGCGCCCTGGGCGCGCCGGGCAACATCACGCCTTACCTGGACAAACTGTCCAAGGAAGGCCTGCTGTTCGACCGTTTCTTCTCCAACGGCACCCACACCCACCAGGGCATGTTCGCCACCATGGCGTGCTTCCCGAACCTGCCGGGTTTCGAATACCTGATGCAGACGCCGGAGGGCAGCCACAAGCTGTCGGGCTTGCCGCAACTGCTCAGCGCCCGTGACTACGACGATGTGTATGTCTACAACGGCGATTTCGCCTGGGACAACCAGTCGGGGTTCTTCAGCAGCCAGGGCATGACCAACTTCATCGGGCGTAACGACTTCGTGAACCCGGTGTTTTCCGATCCGACCTGGGGCGTGTCCGACCAGGACATGTTCGACCGTGGCCTGATCGAGCTCAAGGCGCGGGAGAACGGCAAGCCGTTCTATGCCTTGTTGCAAACCCTGTCCAACCACACGCCCTATGCGTTGCCGACACCATTGCCGGTGGAGCCGGTCACCGACCGTGGCAGCCTGAACGAACACTTGACGGCCATGCGCTACGCCGACTGGGCGCTGGGCCAGTTCTTCGAGAAAGCCCGCAAGGAGCCTTACTTCAAGGAAACCCTGTTCGTGGTGGTGGGTGACCATGGCTTTGGCAATGAGCGCCAGATCACCGAAATGGACCTGGGCCGTTTCAACGTGCCGATGCTGTTGATCGGCCCGGGCATCCAGGAAAAATTCGGCCAGCGCAGCCACACCGTGGGTACCCAGGTCGACATCGTGCCGACCATCATGGGCCGCCTTGGTGGGCAGGTACGGAACCAGTGCTGGGGCCGGGACCTGTTGAACCTGCCGGAAGGCGACACCGGTTTTGGCGTGATCAAGCCGTCGGGCAGTGAACAGACGACGGCGATCATTCGCGACGACAAAATCCTGGTCCTGCCGAAGGAAAAGGAAATGCCGCCGAAGATGTACCGCTATGAACTGGGCACCAACCCCCATGCGCAAATCATCCCGGATGCGCCGGACACTGCCGAGATGAAACTCAAGCTCGAATCGTTCCTGCAAACCGCGACCAAAAGCCTGCTGGATAACACCGCCGGCGTCGTTGACGGCAAGCCGGACTGATAAACGGCGAGCATAAAAAAGAGGCCTGCAAAGGCCTCTTTTTTTTTGCGCTTACTTAGTGGTTTATATCTTGCCCAGTAATAGCAGGACCAACAGCACCACCAACACTACACCAATGATACCGGACGGACCGTAACCCCAACTTCTGGAGTGCGGGAAGACCGGAAGACCACCGATCAGCAGGAGGATCAGGATGATGATAAGTATTGTGCCCATTGTAGATTTCCTTATTGGTCAGTTTTGGAGTGATGCAACTTCCAACTACCAGCACGCATGCGTTAAATCCGGGCGGCTTCATATGTCCGACCGTAACGTCCGGTAAAAAATTCAAAGTTTTTATAGCGTCTGCGGTTTGCCCTTGCCATTCAGCAATCTGATGGAGCGTGGGTCCGGCAGGCGCCTTCGCTACACTCGGCCTATCTCTCCCGGAACAAGGCTGTTTGCTATGCAAAATCGCATGATGATCACTGGCGCCGGCTCCGGCCTGGGTCGCGAAATCGCGCTGCGCTGGGCCCGCGAGGGCTGGCAGCTGGCCTTATCGGATGTCAGCGAGCCAGGCCTTGTGGAAACGCTCAAGTTGGTGCGCGTTGCCGGTGGCGACGGCTTCATCCAGCGTTGTGATGTGCGCGACTACAGCCAATTGACGGCGTTTGCCCAGGCTTGCGA from Pseudomonas beijingensis includes the following:
- the ccmA gene encoding cytochrome c biogenesis heme-transporting ATPase CcmA codes for the protein MTSPLLQTVGLACERDLRLLFENLELRLSPGDMVQISGPNGSGKTSLLRLLAGLMQPTAGQVLLNGQSLHSQRSELARNLLWIGHAAGIKDLLTPEENLSWLCALHTPAGREAIWQALAAVGLRGFEDVPSHTLSAGQQRRVALARLYLDSPPLWILDEPFTALDKQGVAQLEEHLARHCENGGTVLLTTHHTLARMPSGYRNIDLGNWAV
- the ccmB gene encoding heme exporter protein CcmB translates to MSVFGLLLAREARLLFRRPAELANPLVFFAIVIALFPLAVGPETQLLQTLSPGLVWVAALLSVLLSLDGLFRSDFEDGSLEQWVLSSHPLALLVLAKVLAHWVFSGLALVLLSPLLAMMLGLPAACMPVLLVSLLLGTPVLSLLGAVGAALTVGLKRGGLLLALLILPLYIPVLILGSGALQAALQGMPATGYLLWWLGSLTALAITLTPFAIAAGLKISVGE
- a CDS encoding heme ABC transporter permease, whose protein sequence is MNWTWFHKLGSPKWFYGISGKMLPWLSVAALLLIGTGLVWGLAFAPPDYQQGNSFRIIYIHVPTAMLAQSVYVMLAICGVVGLVWKMKLADVALQCAAPIGAWMTAVALVTGAIWGKPTWGSWWVWDARLTSMLILLFLYFGLIALGNAISNRDSAAKACAVLAIVGVINIPIIKYSVEWWNTLHQGATFTLTEKPAMPVEMWLPLLLTVLGFYCFFGTVLLLRMRLEVLKRESRASWVKAEVQNSLEAAR
- the ccmD gene encoding heme exporter protein CcmD is translated as MSFASFGDFLAMGHHGLYVWSAYGICLAVLGLNVAVPILARKRYLQQEARRLRRENGQ
- the ccmE gene encoding cytochrome c maturation protein CcmE, which produces MNPLRKKRLVIILAILVGVGAAVALALSALQQNINLFYTPTQIANGEAPKDTRIRAGGMVEKGSLVRSGDSLDVKFNVTDFSKTVTITYRGILPDLFREGQGIVALGKLNADGVVVADEVLAKHDEKYMPPEVTKALKDSGQSAPAPVKEG
- a CDS encoding heme lyase CcmF/NrfE family subunit; the protein is MTTGIFIPELGHLAMILALCFSLVQAVVPLLGAWRGDRLWMSLAQPAAWGQFAFMLFAFGCLTYAFMADDFSVEYVASNSNSALPWYYKFSAVWGAHEGSLLLWALILAGWTFAVSVFSRQLPQVMLARVLAVMGMISTGFLLFLIVTSNPFKRILPQMPMDGRDLNPLLQDIGLIVHPPMLYMGYVGFSVAFAFAIAALLGGRLDAAWARWSRPWTIVAWAFLGIGITLGSWWAYYELGWGGWWFWDPVENASFMPWLVGTALIHSLAVTEKRGVFKSWTVLLAIAAFSLSLLGTFLVRSGVLTSVHAFASDPERGVFILMFLLFVVGGSLTLFALRAPVVKSQVGFNLWSRETLLLGNNLVLVVAASMILLGTLYPLVLDALSGAKLSVGPPYFNALFIPLMAILMVVMAIGMLVRWKDTPVKWLLGMLTPVLLGTAALAVVAGVAYGDFNWAVLATFVLAAWVLLAGVRDIFDKTRHKGLIKGLPTLTRSYWGMQIAHLGIAVCALGVVLSSQNSAERDLRLAPGESMDLGGYQFVFEGAKHFEGPNFTSDKGTVRVIRNGQEITVLHPEKRLYTVQNSVMTEAGIDAGFTRDLYVALGESLGDGAWAVRVHVKPFVRWIWFGGLLTGLGGMLAALDRRYRVKVKNRVREALGVTGATA
- a CDS encoding DsbE family thiol:disulfide interchange protein, encoding MKRWLMVLPLALFLLMAVFLYRGLYLNPSELPSAMIGKPFPEFSLPSVQGDKTLTRADLLGKPALVNVWGTWCISCRVEHPVLNKLAQNGVVIYGVNYKDVNADALKWLAEFHNPYQLDIRDEDGSLGLNLGVYGAPETFFIDAKGVIRDKFVGVIDEQVWREKLAAKYQALVDEAKP
- a CDS encoding cytochrome c-type biogenesis protein, whose product is MKRWLAAAILGLSLVGVAQAAIDTYEFANDGERERFRELTKELRCPKCQNQDIADSNAPIAADLRKEIFRMLGEGKDNQQIIDFMVDRYGEFVRYNPALSSKTALLWFGPAGLLLGGFVLIAVIVRRRRVQRTAAPDTLSVEERQRLDQLLDKTKHD
- a CDS encoding LTA synthase family protein codes for the protein MAIPDALSQQRTTHRLLQPTVKSHLAYTLLCALVMMVMLSLVRVALLVYNREMILDTPASTFVEAFANGLRFDLRLVVYLCIPLLLALFSARAMAARGFFRFWLTVTSSIALFLGLMEMDFYREFHQRLNGLVFQYVKEDPKTVMSMLWYGFPVVRYLLAWVGGTLILALAFKGADRATRPRGPFSGGTIGTRQIAPWYGRVAVFMVCLLVAVAAARGTLRQGPPLRWGDVYTTDSNFANQLGLNGTLSLVAAAKSRMSEDRDNIWKATLEQPLAQQTVRDMLVMPDDKLVDTETAAVRRDYTPPADKTLPIKNVVVILMESMAGHSVGALGAPGNITPYLDKLSKEGLLFDRFFSNGTHTHQGMFATMACFPNLPGFEYLMQTPEGSHKLSGLPQLLSARDYDDVYVYNGDFAWDNQSGFFSSQGMTNFIGRNDFVNPVFSDPTWGVSDQDMFDRGLIELKARENGKPFYALLQTLSNHTPYALPTPLPVEPVTDRGSLNEHLTAMRYADWALGQFFEKARKEPYFKETLFVVVGDHGFGNERQITEMDLGRFNVPMLLIGPGIQEKFGQRSHTVGTQVDIVPTIMGRLGGQVRNQCWGRDLLNLPEGDTGFGVIKPSGSEQTTAIIRDDKILVLPKEKEMPPKMYRYELGTNPHAQIIPDAPDTAEMKLKLESFLQTATKSLLDNTAGVVDGKPD
- a CDS encoding DUF3309 family protein, whose amino-acid sequence is MGTILIIILILLLIGGLPVFPHSRSWGYGPSGIIGVVLVVLLVLLLLGKI